In Chitinibacter sp. FCG-7, the genomic stretch AGGCAGCGAACAGGGTTTGTCCGCCCATATCAATTTTGCCGACTTCGCTTTCACGATTTATTTCTACAGCTGCTTTTCCCCAGATGCCCAGTGCTGCAATACGGGCTTTGTTGTCAGCCAGGAAATAAGCGTTGGCCGATGCTTGAACTTGCTTGAATGTATTGGCTTCTCCACTTGATTTGGCTGCCGAGGTGTCGCGTACATCCAGCGTAATTTGTCTATTCTCGGCACCAAAATTGGCAGATGAAGCGCCGATCACGAGCACTTCGGCTTCGGTCAGGCGGCTGAGGAACAGGCTGCTACTATCGGTGGCAATATATTGTCCTCGCGGTACTTCCCAATCACTTTTGGCATTGGTGCTCATGCCGTCAATATCCACGCTTGCATTGGCTTGGGCTTTGATTGCCGCCATGCCTGTGGGCACATTGATATCAAAACCCTCAAGGCGAACGCTGGCCGATTGCACGAGGATTGCTGCTTGTTCGGCGTTGGCCTGCGTGACAAGCAGCGAACCGCTTCGCCGGGCGTCGTTCACGATTTCAAGATTGCCTTGCTCGATGGAGAGCGGCCCATGGCATTCACCCGAGATCACCAGACGCGTCTTTTCACGTGACGACACTTTACGTTCAAGAGCATTTTTAAGAGCTTTAGGATGGCTGTCGCAATTAACCTTGATTTGCGTTGTATTGCTGTCAAAGGTATTCGCTGCCGTTAATTCATATGCTGATGAGACTGCACTCAAACTCGCCAAGGCTGTGGCAATACTGATCAACAGTGCTTGATGTGTCATTTTGACTCCTCCAAAATCATTATTTGCATGACAAGCTCTGGGCTAACGCGTAGACGCAGTAATGATTGAATCCTGTCGTCAGCCTGCTTGTGCGCTGATTTTAATGAGTAATGAGCACCAATTTGAATGTTCGGTTTTTCGTATTTATTTGTCTGATTATGCGGTTAAATCAACCCGGTTTCAGGGCGCTGTCGCCGCTTGCTGCGCCAGCAGCAGATAGTGTGCCAGCTGTTTTTCCTTGATCTGCTCAAGCGAGTGCAGCTTGAGATGCCGACGACCTTTACCTTTACCTTCAAGCCAGTCGTAGGGGTCAATGATTTTAGCGCCGCTGCCAAATTCGACCGAAACATGCGCCTGATAGGCAAAAACACCAGCAAACTGCACGCCAGCCGTAAACAGGATGCCGCCGTATTTCACCTCTTCGGCATCAAGCGCCAAGCTCTCGCGCACCAGCGTGCGCACGGCTTCGACAATTTCATAGTTTTGCGGGTTCACAAAACGGATATCGTCCAGCAGCGCCTGGACGGATTGCTTCGCTGATTGATGCGTTGATCGATTGCTCATGGCTACCTCGCTGGCTGGTATTGAATTGCGTGAGCATCAAATAGACCCGCTTGTCATCAGGGGGGCTTAGCTCAATTGATCCGCTGTTTACTTGATTCCGTTTTCCACCGCCCACACCGCAGCTTCCAGCCGCGAGCGGAAATTGAGTTTGCGCAGCAGGCTTTTCACATGCACTTTCACCGTGCCTTCAGCAATGCCCAGCTCGCGCCCGACCAGTTTGTTGGATAGCCCTTGTGCCAGGCATTGCAGAATTTCCTGTTCGCGCTCGGTCAGGTGCGAGATTTGCTGATTGCGATCGGTGGTGTCGTCTTCGCGCAAGGCCAGCGCCAGTGCGCGCCCCAGCCTTTCGGGGATGGCCATTTGCCCGTCCAGCGCTTCCTGCAGGCGGGCAATAATGTCTTCGGGCTCCATGTCCTTGAGCAGGTAGCCATCGGCACCCGCGCGCACGGCGTTGACCAGATCGCGGCTTTCATCCGAGACCGTCAGCATGACCACTTTGCTGTCCAGATCTAGCAGCTTGATTTCGCGCAGCGTGGCAATGCCGTCCATGTCTTTCATATTCAGATCCAGAATCACCAGATCGGGCTGCAGCTGGGCAACGGTCTTGACGCCTTCAACACCGCCAGCGGCTTCGC encodes the following:
- a CDS encoding DUF1801 domain-containing protein, giving the protein MSNRSTHQSAKQSVQALLDDIRFVNPQNYEIVEAVRTLVRESLALDAEEVKYGGILFTAGVQFAGVFAYQAHVSVEFGSGAKIIDPYDWLEGKGKGRRHLKLHSLEQIKEKQLAHYLLLAQQAATAP
- the narL gene encoding two-component system response regulator NarL codes for the protein MNSTLYRIVVIDDHPLFRKGVVQLLALNPQFQVVGEAAGGVEGVKTVAQLQPDLVILDLNMKDMDGIATLREIKLLDLDSKVVMLTVSDESRDLVNAVRAGADGYLLKDMEPEDIIARLQEALDGQMAIPERLGRALALALREDDTTDRNQQISHLTEREQEILQCLAQGLSNKLVGRELGIAEGTVKVHVKSLLRKLNFRSRLEAAVWAVENGIK